In Juglans microcarpa x Juglans regia isolate MS1-56 chromosome 7D, Jm3101_v1.0, whole genome shotgun sequence, the following are encoded in one genomic region:
- the LOC121238159 gene encoding TMV resistance protein N-like, translated as MAFQRPSSSTSEVSKKRKRDHSSSPHWKHEVFLNFYGKDTRKGFTGHLHDALKQKGILVFRDDETLKQGEYIFEALLKAIQKSQYVIVILSANYASSKWCLRELAKIVEWEKKTKLITIILIFYYVDPSDVRNQRGTFAKAFAAHEKDPMVDIKEIEIWKKAFSKVGNIKGEHIHDRYESTIIQDISRRISHELNSRFSRHDYDKLVAIHSQVDKMMELLDVESDDVLFIGIHGMGGVGKTTLAEIVYDRVSNSYCRFEGSIFISCIREESKARGLASLQKQLLSMIMQEEIHV; from the exons ATGGCCTTTCAAAGACCCTCTTCATCTACTTCTGAAGTTagtaagaaaaggaaaagagatcaTTCTTCTTCGCCTCATTGGAAACATGAAGTTTTCCTTAATTTCTATGGCAAAGACACTCGCAAGGGTTTTACGGGTCATCTACATGATGCTTTAAAACAGAAAGGCATTCTCGTCTTTAGGGATGACGAAACACTCAAGCAAGGAGAATACATTTTTGAAGCGCTTCTGAAAGCAATTCAAAAATCACAATACGTCATCGTCATTCTTTCGGCAAATTATGCTTCTTCCAAATGGTGCCTCAGGGAACTTGCCAAGATTGTTGAATGGGAGAAAAAGACGAAGCTGATcacaattattcttattttctacTATGTGGATCCTTCAGACGTCAGAAATCAAAGAGGGACTTTTGCAAAAGCTTTCGCCGCACATGAAAAAGATCCCATGGTAGACATCAAAGAgattgaaatttggaaaaaagcTTTCAGTAAAGTGGGCAATATTAAAGGAGAGCACATACATGACAG GTACGAATCAACAATTATACAAGATATCAGTAGACGTATATCTCATGAGTTGAATTCTAGATTCTCACGTCATGATTACGATAAACTTGTTGCAATACACTCCCAAGTAGACAAAATGATGGAGTTATTGGATGTGGAATCGGATGATGTTCTCTTCATAGGAATTCATGGGATGGGTGGCGTTGGTAAGACAACGCTGGCCGAAATAGTTTATGATAGAGTTTCAAATTCTTATTGTCGATTTGAAGGAAGcatctttatttcttgtattaGAGAAGAGTCTAAAGCTCGTGGTCTAGCTTCTTTACAAAAACAACTTCTTTCTATGATCATGCAAGAAGAAATACATGTATGA
- the LOC121238160 gene encoding disease resistance protein Roq1-like: MRKKMLSNKRVFIVLDDVDSNEQLTALAGDRKWFGPGSRVIITSRDSHLLKTHGVNDIFKVEQLQQDEALQLFSLSAFKKTHPTENYKDLSMDFVNYAQGLPLALKVLGSFLFGRTIVAWRSARDQLEAIPNKEIMNILQISFEGLEDLQKELFLDMACLFQGDMSLDNIFLQTLESFGYYPGINIDVLVDKSLLTISYGKLFMHDLLKELGRDIVRRECPEEPGRRSRLFRVEDLYHVLKNDTGTDATKAIVVDSCPETKDRRLNAKALSKMRKLKFFKFHHSQTLKWRGKPLKYMPTNELQYLEWSNYHLKSFPSSFQPKHLTVLRMRGSLMKQLWQGSMDLDNLKELDLRDSKNLIEIPDLTGAPNLERIDLTAQVKWMVYDGKPLRAGVFPV, encoded by the exons atgagaaagaagatGCTGAGTAATAAAAGGGTTTTTATTGTCCTTGATGATGTGGATAGTAACGAGCAACTGACGGCATTAGCAGGGGATCGGAAATGGTTTGGTCCAGGGAGTAGGGTGATTATAACATCCAGAGATAGTCATCTGTTGAAAACACATGGAGTGAATGATATCTTTAAGGTTGAGCAGCTTCAACAAGATGAAGCACTGCAACTCTTTAGTTTGTCGGCCTTCAAGAAAACCCATCCTACAGAGAATTACAAGGATCtatctatggattttgtgaattATGCTCAAGGCCTTCCTTTAGCTCTTAAAGTTTTGGGTTCCTTCTTATTTGGGAGAACGATAGTTGCCTGGAGAAGTGCTAGGGATCAACTAGAAGCAATTCCtaataaagaaattatgaatATACTTCAAATAAGTTTTGAGGGGCTGGAGGATTTGCAGAAAGAGTTGTTTTTGGACATGGCGTGTTTGTTCCAAGGAGACATGAGTCTAGATAACATATTTTTGCAGACATTAGAAAGTTTTGGTTACTATCCCGGCATCAACATTGACGTACTCGTAGACAAGTCCCTCCTCACCATCTCATATGGAAAGTTGttcatgcatgatttgctaaAAGAACTGGGCAGGGACATAGTTCGCCGTGAATGCCCTGAAGAACCTGGACGACGTAGTAGACTGTTTCGTGTGGAGGATCTCTATCACGTACTGAAGAATGATACT GGAACTGATGCAACTAAAGCCATAGTCGTGGATTCTTGTCCTGAAACGAAAGATCGGAGACTCAACGCCAAAGCATTGTCaaagatgagaaaattaaaattttttaaatttcatcattctcaaactttaaaatggCGTGGAAAACCCTTAAAATACATGCCAACCAATGAGTTGCAATACCTAGAGTGGTCTAACTATCATTTGAAATCCTTTCCGAGCAGTTTCCAACCAAAACATCTTACTGTACTAAGGATGCGTGGCAGCCTTATGAAACAACTATGGCAGGGGTCGATG GATTTAGACAATTTGAAGGAATTAGATCTGAGAGATTCAAAGAACTTGATTGAAATACCAGATTTGACTGGAGCCCCAAATCTTGAGAGAATAGACCTGACAG